Part of the Mauremys reevesii isolate NIE-2019 linkage group 4, ASM1616193v1, whole genome shotgun sequence genome is shown below.
GCCAAGtttattgttggcttaagtggttcttgGCTGGGCACCTAGTGAGAATAGTTTTTTCCCAGGAAGCTaaccaactgcttcactgagggtatttaaaattaagcaagtacgttgccaatattcataactctgaatacaaaaattatacatgcatacaaataggaggaatgtatttagcagatcataacctttgcagcgATATGTTACATgccatatgtagcataaaacatattccagtcatGTCATATCTACATTCATaagtatatttccataaagaattatggggtgcaatgtcacactcgggtcttacagtgacatgtgaccatgtcacctgatactgaaatccatcttgAAACGGGTACTTTTCTAGAGGGGGTTGGAATTCCAAACAAAGGGATGTTCTATATGAAGTGGGGAAGGCAAATTATGAGTGTCTTCAGCTGGTTTAAGAGACGACCGCCCCACCCCAGATAGATACCTGCAAGCACCTGGAAACAAAGGGACTGTAGCCCCAGGGGTCGGGGAAAACAGGCTGGACCTAGGTCAGAAAAGGCATCTGCCCTGAGAAGGATTTTACCTGAAATAACAACTGGAGTGAGAAGTTAACATTTGTAACTGATTTCTAAGTGTATAAAGCTTAGCCTTgcgtgttttgctttattttgctttgtgacttactttgttctgtctgttactatttaAAAACAGTCAAATCCTACttcttatacttaataaaatcatttttgtttatttataaacaGTGTAAGTAATTGTTACTggagggcaaacagctgtgcatctctctctcttgcaGTGCTATAGAGGGTGAACATTTATCAGttcaccctgtataagctttatagagagtgaaatggatttatttggggtttagatcccattgggagttgggtgtctGCGTGATGGAGACGTGTATCCTCCTGAGCTGGTCTCAGTCTAGATCTCCAGTTTTGGGGATGcggcccagaccctgggtctgtgttgcagcaggctagcgtgtctgacTCAACAAGACAGGATTCAGAGGattaagctggcagggaaaataggAGCAGAGGAAATTTAAGAACATCAGGTGACAGTGCCAGTGGGGTCTCTGAGACCGAACCCGTTACACTATGCACTTGGGTTTCCTGCATTTCCAGAAAGCATCCCAGCCCCTGAGGGATGTGCTATTCCAGTCTGAGTtgctctcagtctctcctttCAAACTTAGATAGATACATACATAATCATTGGAACAGAGACATGAAGTTGAGTATCTCACCCTCTAAGTGGAAGCCCCTATCACCCAGCCTATAGAATAATTCTCCTTTTCTGCCCATGTGATTCTTCCTCTGTTTTGACCACTGATCTGAGTTGGGGCCTGCAGACTTTGTTggaatacaaacaaataaataataataaaaatagaataatGAACAACACTCCTACGGACTCTGCGAAATTACATTGTAATGGGCTGGGAATTGAATTCACCTGTTCCCACTCCCCATCACTAAACCAGTACAGAGTTAAACAGATTCAGGAATTGGTTAGGAGTTTATTCATTGCTCTCCTCACGGCGTCCTTCACCTccgtgttcctcaggctgtagatgagggggttcaaCACGGGGATCACCAGCGTGTAAAACAGCGAGGCCATTTTGTCTGTGTCCATGGAATAGCTGGAGGGGGGACGTAAAAATATGAAGAGGAGGGTGCCAAAAAGCAGGACCACAGCAGTCAAGTGGAAAGAGCAGGTGGAGATGGTTTTGCGCCGGCCCTCGGCAGAGCTGATctgcaggatggtggagatgatataAACATAGGAGAGGAGGACAGTTACAAGGCTGCTCACTATAATGCAGCTCATAAAAACATACATCATAATCTCATTGATGCGGGTGTCAGAGCAGGAGAGCGCCAGCAGTGGggggatgtcacagaagaaatgattgatGATGTTGGAGCTGCAGTATGACAGCCGAAATGTAAAACACGTTTCTATCACTGAATCCACCAACCCGACAGCGTATGCCCCAACCACCAACTCTTTACAAAGCCGCCTGGACATAGTAACCGTATAGAGCAGCGGGTTACAGATGGCCACGTAACGGTCATATGCCATCACAGCCAGCAAGAGACACTCAAcatctgcaaaaatgatacaGAGATTCATTTGCACAGCgcaggcagagaaagaaatgctTTTCTTCTCGgctaagaaattcagcagcatcttaGGGGAAAGTATTGAGGAaaagcagaggtcacagaaagacaaattactgaggaaaaagtacatgggggtcTGGAGCCGGGGATCAATCGTGATTAACAAGATCATCCCCCCATTGCCCAACAGGGTGATACCGTAAATCAGTAGGAACAACACAAACAGGGGAACCTGCAGCTCTGGACGATCTGTCAGTCCTGAGAGAATGAACTCAGTCACCTCCGagtgatttcccttttccatctcctctgaacaGAGATGAGGCAGCTACAGAGATCTGGACAGGTGGATGGTTCGGAAAACCTGTCCCTTCCCTGTAATGAAGTAAATGAAGATAAATGGAGTTCAGTTTCTAAATGGACATCAGTACCCGCTCAGGGAAGGGCTTAGTCCACAGAGACAGATGTTCACAGCTTGTCATTCCTGTTGTTTGATAAAATACACACTGCATAAATACAGTGACACACAGGTTAATCATGCCCCACACATGAACACTCCTGTTCACTAATCCAAGCAGAAAACAGTGACTTGTGACTCTGCTGTAAGAGAATCAGGGTGAAGATTATTTCAGTGTGAGGAGATTATTTGTAAAGGAGTGTCAATCTTTCTACTATCTTTGGgcaaggggagctctgtggcttgGCATGTCGGTTTGGGATAAAGTTGCTTAATGTGCTAATTAAGTTTTTTGGCATTTACTTTAGCCCGTATGAAAACCCAGAGATACACTGGaaagcactggcttcagtggcTATGTAATTGCCTATTTTTCCAACCAAGGAGGTCGCTCCTTTAGCTGAAGGGGTAGGAGCTGGGACTGAGGCTTTCAGTGCTGGAGGTCTTGAAGTCAATACCTGCTGATCCCCATGgtgtccatgtgtgtgtgtgactgtaattCAGGACAATCGCACGTacctgctgagaagagagagagagctgtgttGGCATTTCCCCATCGATATAAACTGCCAGTTTGGAGCATTCGGGATGTTTTATACTGAGATGTGTGATCTGTGAGACATGATTCCTGATGCAACCGGGAATACCTGAGCTCAGAGAGACACCACACCTAATTAATGTGTTCAGTGAACCAAGGCCACCTTGGTGTAATTGGTGCCCTGGGGATTAATTTGACCTACTCTTTTTTACTGTGTTATGAAATGATGCAATTTCTACCAGATTTACAGAGTATGAGGTTAGGGGTATATTTCATCGTGTTGTTTTTAGTGCAAGTTGGGTACTGTGTACAGCTGATCCACagaggggttttgtgtgtgtgtgaggagactGAAACCTTTTTGCTAAAAACATAATATTTCGACTCGGAAATACCACGGGGGTGCCTCAGATACCACACATCACCAATCTCTTCCATGAGCCAGGCTCCCCAGCTGGATTACATCCCCCATGATGCATGTTGGTCTCTCCTCTTGCTGAACTGCCCTGGAACTTCTCCAGAATCCCACAGCCATGATTTAGGGAGGAAGAGAGTTTGGTATTTTTTATTGGAAATCTTATAATTTCCAGGAAAAAGAGaatttcatggaaaaaaaatagtggaa
Proteins encoded:
- the LOC120403405 gene encoding olfactory receptor-like protein OLF1, with product MEKGNHSEATEFILSGLTDRPELQVPLFVVFLLIYGITLVGNGGMILLIMIDPRLHTPMYFFLSNLFFCDLCYSSTICPKMLLNFLVERKSISYTACAVQMNLSDSFTDVECLLLAVMAYDRYVAICNPLHYTVTMSRQLCQQLVAGVYAGGLVDSMINTFFTFRLSFCSSNIINHFFCDIPPLLALSCSDTHINEIMEKGNHSEVTEFILSGLTDRPELQVPLFVLFLLIYGITLLGNGGMILLITIDPRLQTPMYFFLSNLSFCDLCFSSILSPKMLLNFLAEKKSISFSACAVQMNLCIIFADVECLLLAVMAYDRYVAICNPLLYTVTMSRRLCKELVVGAYAVGLVDSVIETCFTFRLSYCSSNIINHFFCDIPPLLALSCSDTRINEIMMYVFMSCIIVSSLVTVLLSYVYIISTILQISSAEGRRKTISTCSFHLTAVVLLFGTLLFIFLRPPSSYSMDTDKMASLFYTLVIPVLNPLIYSLRNTEVKDAVRRAMNKLLTNS